In Centroberyx gerrardi isolate f3 chromosome 14, fCenGer3.hap1.cur.20231027, whole genome shotgun sequence, the genomic stretch GCAGCCTGCAGGTGGGGTCAGTGGAGGGCGGAGTGGTGGACGTGGCCAGGGACAGCAGGCTGATGTTTggggaggcagaggaaggagagaacgAGGACGAGAGGGACCCTCTGCAGGGGAACGGAACGATGGAGGGAACGGAGGAGGAGCAGTGGAGACAGCTGGCAGGTGAGATCATCGAGCTGAGCGATGACGAGAACtacatggaggaggaagatgaagaagacgATGAAGACgaccttgtgtgtgtggagaacgGAGGGGCGGGGAACTCTAGCAGCCAGGTAATCTAAATTTAAAGAATATAATAAGCTCTGCTTTACTTTGATGACTGGCACTATGAGCAAGACCACTGGGTTTTTAACTTCACTTTGCTTTTATGTCTTTTGATAAACTTGCACTTTCCATGTAGTGGTGCCCTTCATGCCTTCTACTATTATTGTGAACATTTAGTAAATTATTCTTCTATTTGTCAGCATGGAAACACTTCAAATAAAAGCAGAAGCACCACAGAAGTGACAGTTTTCTCCACTCCTACAGGTGTCAGGGAGCATGGTGTCATGTAAAGCCTGTGCAGCGCCTCTGCCAGCAGACCCGGATGCTCTCAGAAGACACGCCGAGACCCATCTGACAGACCTGGGGCTGTGCAGGGTGTGTGGGGCTTCGTTCCCGGAACGTGCTGCCGGCGTCTCCCACGCCCTCTCCCACGTCGGGGTCCAGCTCTACTCCTGTGACATGTGTCACTTGCAGTTCTGCAGCCAAAACAAACTGCTGCGCCACCGCCGCCAGGCCGCCTCCAGTTATACAATACCACAGGGGGCGCTCACTGGGACCACCCAGGGCCTGGGCTCCGAgctgcagtgtgcagtgtgcaccAAAACCCTCACCAAGGACTTCCAGGTAGGTGAATTGAGTTGGTTGGACGTTTAGCCTGGGGAGTTTTTGGAATATGTCGACCTGAAATTGCTTTTAAAGAAACACAGTTACAGGTCAATTTGATACAGTGGGAATGCGTGGTGCGCTGAGGcaaaacattttacacacacagcctaataCGGCAATAAGTTTCAGAATAGGATCTCATTTAACTTGGCAGGAAGCTTTGGGTTCACTAACTCTTGTTCAAGTTAACTGCTGTTTGTAACATTCAGATGATTCTTTACCCTGAGAGTAATCTAAGAGCCAGGTGGATTGGAATGTATGGCTTGGCTCTCTGATAACAGCCATACCAACACTAACAAAATGTTGTCTTGGGATAAGTATGAAGTATGAATATGTTGAGGGGTCTGCTGTTTGTATGACTAGTACCAGAGAACTGATTTCACTTGGACCAAAGAATCATCTCACTAtcgcatggaaaaaaaatatgaaattcaACCAACTGCTATACCCGTTGCTTGTAGGAGGTTCTCACATTTGCTTTCATGTCTCTTGCCTCCTTCCCAGACTGTCAGAGACCACCTGCTGAGCCATGTGTGTCCCCAAAGCCTGAGCTGTGGCGTGTGTCACCTCCCCCAGCTCTCCCTATGTTCCCTGCTGTGGCACGCCCTCACCCACCTCTCTTTGCCCATTTACACCTGCCCACACTGTGCCCACAGCTTCCTAGAGCGCTCCCTGCTGGACAGACATATGACTGGGCACGCTGAGGAGGCAGCagctaaggagagagagcgCTCCATACTGCAAGGTTTTAGAGTCGGAGTAGATGGAGGAGGAataggaggagtggaggagttgCATTGCTTCCTGTGCCCACAGACGTTCCGCTCCACCTCTGCCTTTCAGTACCACCTCAGCCTGCACACTGCTGAGTCCGCGGGGAGCGGCGGAGGTGTTGGGGGCCAGGGGTGGTTAGGCAAACGTAAAGCTGACCAGTCTCTGGAgtgccctccctcctcctgctcttcttcctctccacgGGAGGCTGGCAGCCTCGTCAAAATGAGCAACCTGGGTTTGGGCCTGGGAATGGGCTTCAGCCTGTCAGATAAGTTTTTTCAAGGACCAATACCGAACTTCCCCTCTGGACTCCTGACCAATGGGAGTTCCGGGCTGGACGGGGCAGCGGCGGCGGGTGTTCGCGGGAAATGGTACCGGTGTCGCTACTGCGGTAAGCGCTTCGCCCACTCAGGGGAGTTCACCTACCACCTCCGCATCCACACCGGGGAGAAGCCCTACCAGTGCAAGGTGTGTCTGCGCTTCTTCCGGGGCCGATCCACCATGATCTGCCACCTGAAGACGCACGCCGGCGCCCTCATGTACCGCTGCACGGTCTGCGGCCTCTACTTCTCCACACTGAAGCTGGTGTCGTCACACATGGAGCTCCACAAGGACCACCTGCCCCCGGACTTCAACATCGAGCAGACCTTCATGTACAACGACCACTCTAAAGAACCGCTGCCCGCCATGGACACCTGACCGCCTCTGGTGTCTGCCTGATCACTGTTACtctgctgtgtctgtctctctctgtctcttctctgtctctgacaccTCCTCAATGTCTGGTTGTTGTGGACCATATATGTAATAGGCCTAGACTTTTAGAATGTAATGAACTTGTATGTTTTTACAAGGAGGGTACTGTTTATTGAGGCAAAGTGTTTTTGAAGGTACACAGAAGCCACTTGGTGGCAGTGTATCTAAAAAGGGGAACTTGTTGGACTGTTGACTGTCATGCAGTGCTCTGCCTGCATTATCTATTCAGAACAAGTCTGTAACTTGATAACTTACATTTCAGGTTAGGTTTTTATGTAAGTGATTAATCATTACTCTGTAATGAAAGTAGCACCTCATTGTAGCatagaaaataattattttattatatttgcaGTCACTATGGAGTGTCATATTGCATATTTTCACAAGCTTTACATTTTCTATGTGTCTTCTAGTGGTACGCTACATTTTCCACACCACACCAGGCTTTAAGTATACAACATAA encodes the following:
- the zbtb39 gene encoding zinc finger and BTB domain-containing protein 39, giving the protein MRIRLEGPGHAASLLSELNRCRQSRRYCDVFLQVGNRTFAAHRAVLACAGTYFRNLFARAPTSSTAAFSLEFISPANFEKVLTFVYTGEILTDLIDVGVLYELAERLGVSELVRACHATFPDLQASVSANCKANSPRDLGLDSSMVAAAAAAAVTAVSVSASSVCSSAASCSSLSSSAGPSAAPTPAAAASPLFQGRTPRASREAHTGPLSLDLKAEDVQSHMGYGQMATDNQLSRGHSLLTNSHPSQSDGTLPPGPVLQLKTEQGLGEQEAGGNCEDEDGDGQMAVCGSTAGSLPQSSTPVQADTCSFPDSSAQLGAEACAPSSSSGDPVGSLQVGSVEGGVVDVARDSRLMFGEAEEGENEDERDPLQGNGTMEGTEEEQWRQLAGEIIELSDDENYMEEEDEEDDEDDLVCVENGGAGNSSSQVSGSMVSCKACAAPLPADPDALRRHAETHLTDLGLCRVCGASFPERAAGVSHALSHVGVQLYSCDMCHLQFCSQNKLLRHRRQAASSYTIPQGALTGTTQGLGSELQCAVCTKTLTKDFQTVRDHLLSHVCPQSLSCGVCHLPQLSLCSLLWHALTHLSLPIYTCPHCAHSFLERSLLDRHMTGHAEEAAAKERERSILQGFRVGVDGGGIGGVEELHCFLCPQTFRSTSAFQYHLSLHTAESAGSGGGVGGQGWLGKRKADQSLECPPSSCSSSSPREAGSLVKMSNLGLGLGMGFSLSDKFFQGPIPNFPSGLLTNGSSGLDGAAAAGVRGKWYRCRYCGKRFAHSGEFTYHLRIHTGEKPYQCKVCLRFFRGRSTMICHLKTHAGALMYRCTVCGLYFSTLKLVSSHMELHKDHLPPDFNIEQTFMYNDHSKEPLPAMDT